A genome region from Gadus chalcogrammus isolate NIFS_2021 chromosome 7, NIFS_Gcha_1.0, whole genome shotgun sequence includes the following:
- the LOC130386224 gene encoding organic solute transporter subunit alpha-like, with translation MMEDEHNVTVDPACLQEPPLAIDVVTGLGVFGTVLFSMLTLMSVMSLLLYLEQCAYIYRKLPYPKKTTLMWVNGAAPAIATMSCFGMWMPRAVIFTDMVSNSYFAVVVYKVLVLLIEEFGGTDAFLKRYSGETFKISVGPCCCCCLCLPRVPLTRRLIFWMKAGTLQYAILKTAMSILSIILWTNGNFDPSDMDVTSPSIWINPIVGVLTITSLWPVAIMFMNTNNKLRSVRMVQKYALYQLVLVLSQLQTSIINILALNGTIACSPPYSSQARGAMLSQQMMICEMFIITVVTRFLYRRTYAPLPLDGQEDNQQNHHVCLQDTKPYQEAGDI, from the exons ATGATGGAAGACGAACACAACGTCACGGTGGATCCAGCCTGTTTGCAGGAACCACCGTTGGCTATAGACGTGGTAACGG GGCTGGGGGTGTTTGGCACCGTCCTCTTCTCCATGCTGACCCTCATGTCAGTGATGTCCCTGCTGCTCTATCTGGAGCAGTGTGCGTACATCTACAGGAAGCTGCCCTACCCCAAGAAGACCACGCTCATGTGGGTCAATGGAGCAGCGCCC GCAATCGCCACCATGTCCTGCTTTGGGATGTGGATGCCCAGAGCGGTGATATTCACGGATATGGTTTCCAACAG ttacTTTGCGGTGGTGGTGTACAAGGTGCTGGTGCTGCTCATCGAGGAGTTCGGGGGCACCGATGCGTTCCTCAAGCGTTACTCTGGAGAGACGTTCAAAATCAGCGTGgggccgtgctgctgctgctgcctgtgTCTCCCACGCGTCCCCCTCACACg GAGGCTGATATTCTGGATGAAGGCGGGGACCCTCCAGTATGCCATCCTGAAGACAGCCATGTCCATCCTCTCTATCATACTGTGGACCAACGGGAACTTTGACCCGTCTGAC ATGGATGTTACCAGCCCTTCTATTTGGATCAATCCCATTGTGGGCGTCCTGACCATCACGTCTCTCTGGCCCGTCGCCATCATGTTCATGAACACCAACAACAAGCTGCGCAGCGTTAGGATGGTCCAAAAGTACGCCCTTTACCAG CTGGTGCTGGTGTTGAGTCAGCTCCAGACCTCCATCATCAACATCCTGGCTCTGAACGGGACCATCGCCTGCTCCCCACCCTACTCCTCCCAGGCCCGCGGCGCGA TGCTGAGCCAGCAGATGATGATCTGTGAGATGTTCATCATCACTGTGGTCACCCGGTTCCTCTACCGCCGGACCTACGCCCCACTGCCCCTCGATGGACAGGAGGACAACCAGCAGAACCATCACGTCTGCCTGCAGGACACCAAACCTTACCAGGAGGCGGGAGACAtttga